One Abyssisolibacter fermentans genomic window, GAATATTATGAGAATAAAGGACATTATCAAAACTGATATTGCAGTTATTGGTGGAGGTCCTTCAGGTATAATGGCTGCAAAAGCCGCTGCAGCGGAAGGTAAAAGAGTTATTTTGTTTGAGAGAAATGGATTCCTTGGCGGATGTGCAACTAATAGTCTTGCATTACCACTCATGACATTTCATGCTGGAGATAAACAAATTATAAAAGGTTATGCTCAGGAATTAATGGATAAAATTAGAGAATACAATGGAACATTAGGACACATCATAGATCCACTTGGAGTAGGAGGTACTATTACACCAATTGATACAGAAGTATACAAATTTGTTACGCAAGAATACCTTCTTGAAGCAGGAGTAGATTTGAAGTTTTATTCAGAAGTTATAGATGTTGAAGTCGAAAATGACAAAATTTTTTCTATGCTTATTAAAGTTCGTTCAGGTATATATCAGGTAGAAGCTAAAAGATATATAGATGCTTCAGGAAATGGTGATATAGCTTTTCTTTCAGGTAACCCCATGAAAGTTGGAAGAGAAAAAGATGGCAAATGTCAGCCAATGTCAATGATGTTCAAGGTTGGGAATGTTGATATAGATAAGGTTATCGAATATGCAGATAAAAACCCAAATGAATTTGTTATTCATCCACAAGTTGATTCATTATCAAAGGTAAAAAGAATTGCAGTATCTGGATTTTTTTCAATTGTAAATAATGCGTGTGAGAATGGAAATCTTAAGGTTAATAGAGATAGAGTTTTATTTTTTGAATCAATAAAAAGAGGGGAAATAATCGTAAATATGAGTAGAGTAATAGATAAAATTGCTACTCGTGAATTTGATATTAGTGAAGCGACTATTGAAGGAAGAAGACAAGTATTCAATATTATGAATTTCTTCAAAAAATACTTGCCTGGGTTCGAGAATGCAGTACTTTTAGAAACTGGATGTCAAATAGGGGTAAGGGAAACTAGAAGAATAGTAGGCGACTATACATTGACTGAATTTGATGTGGTTGAGGGTAGAAATTTTGATGATGCAGTAGCTCAAGGAAGTTGGCCTATTGATATCCATGACCCAGAGGGGAAAAGTTTAGATATTAAGGGTATGAAATGGGGAGATTATTATGAAATACCATATAGATGTCTTCTGCCACAAAATACTACCAACCTAATAGTTACTGGTAGAGCAATATCAGCTACCCATGAAGCATTTGCTTCAGTTCGAGTTTCACCTATATGTATGGCATTAGGGCAAGCAGCAGGTACTGCAGCAGCTATATCTTTAGATAAGAATACAGATTTTAGGAATGTACCATATAATTTAATTTATAATACTCTAATCGCAAATAATCAGTCTATAGATGAGAAGATGTTATAGCTTTTTATAATACATAGGAAATAATGAACCTTTAAAATTGTGGTAAATATTATTTCCGTTATGTAGTGGACAAAATCCATAGAAAATGTGTATGTTTTAGATTTTGTAATTAGCCCTATTGTTACATTACTAATTGTATATAGGTGAAATTCGAAATATAAAGGATGTGTTTAACTTTGCAAAATGTTATAGCGATAGATTTAGGTGGAACTAAAATAAAAGGTGGAGTAATAGATGAACAAGGAAGACTTCTAAAAACAGAAATTATTGCTACAGAGGCATTTAAAGGTAAGGAAACTATCTTAAATAAGATGGTTGATATGATAGAAAAATTGAAAAAAAACTATGAAATACAAGCAATTGGAATTGGATCGCCAGGATTTATAGATTTAGTCAATGGTAAAGTTTTGTTTGTTGGAAGTAATTTTCCTGGATGGCAAGGAACAAATATAAGGGAAGAAATAGAAAGAAGATTTAATATTCCTACTATTGTGGATAATGATGCGAATGTGGCAGCTTTATGTGAAAGTTGGATTGGTAGTGCTAATGAAATGAATAGCTTTGTAATGATAACACTTGGTACAGGAGTTGGAGGTTCTTTATATATAAGGGAAGATGGAATCTGGCGTGGAAACAATTGGCAAGCAGGAGAATTAGGTCATATTATTTTATATCCAAATGGTAAAAAATGTGGATGTGGTCAAAGTGGTTGTGTAGAACAATATGTATCAGGTAATGCATTAGAAAAAGCATATGAAGAAAATAATGATTGTGCGTTAAATGGAAAAGATATTTTTAAAAAAGCATCACAAGGAGATTTAGGCTGCATAAAAATTGTTGATAAATTTATATATGATTTATCAATATATTTAGTTAGTTTGAAAAATATTTTTGATCCTGAGGCTATTATTATTGGAGGAGGACTAATAAATTCAAAAGAATTTTGGTTGGAAAAACTACAAAAATCTTTTAAAGAAATGTGTAATAGTTCATTACAACCTCAAATATTATCAGCTAAATATTTAAATGATGCTGGGATGATAGGAGCTGCAAAATTAGCGTTTGATTATATAACGTAATTTAATGAATAGTTAGGCAAATTCAAATATTAAGCTCTTATATAGTTAATTTAAAAGTAAAAAAACTAACACTTGATATTAAATTCTTATCAAGTGTTTTTTTCATAAGCAAGAATATGAAAATAATTTTTTATGAAATCTTTTTTATTATTCTTATATTTTGTATTATCATTCTTATATTTCATAAATATTCAATATTCTCATAATACTTAACAAGAGATATTATCTAAAAATAGACAGAAAAAGATATAAATTACAAAAAATCTTAATTATATTAACCCTGAATTTAAGGCTAGTGAGTTGGTATGTTAAGAATTTAATGGATATATTATATCCATATGAATGCAATAGAGTATTAAATTTTCTATCATGAAATATATTGAAAATTGTTGAATAAAGTAATAAAATAGAGTTAAAAAGTGATTAGTTTATAGTTGGCTGAATGGATATAAAATAACATTGGAAATATAACTCATTAATATGTTTTTAATAGTTATTTGAATAAGATTATTTTTGTAAAGATAGGACCAATATGAAACTAAGATACTTATAATATGTTTTGGGGAGGTATAAGATGAGACTAAAAAGAAAGACAAACAAAAAAAAGGCGAACAAAAAAAAGACTACAATTAAAGTGAGGCTTATAGTTTTACCCCTAATTTTACTATTTATAGCCATTAATAGTATGGCAGTAGTATCCTCATTATATGTCAGGAGTAGTTTATTAGCCCAGATGAGAGAGGATGGAATAGCACTTACCAATCAACTGGTATCAAAGATTGAAAATAATATAATATCATTAAGAAGTATTAATCATTTGTTAGAAGACAAAATTAGTGTTGCAGCAAAAACAGTAAAATCAAATAAAGATGTTTTATCCAATGAATTACTAAAACAAATCGCTAAAGATTCTGGAGTAAATTATATACATTGGTATGCTGCTGATGGCAATATTGCATACTCTACCGATAATGATTATTTAGGAAGGAAGCTTTCTAAAGGAGATCCTGCAGAAAATTTTAGAGCTAGTGGGAAAAACGAACTAATAGAAGCGGATGCTGGATCTGATAATCCTAACATGAATGGATATCTAAGAAATAAAGATGGTAGTTTTATTCAAGTAGGGATAAGAGCAAATCAAGTAGAATCACTAGTCAAAAAATTTAGTCATCAAACCTTTGTTGAAGAATTGGCAAAAGAAGAGAATATAGTTTATGCTACTATAATAGATAAAAACCTAAAAGCTATTGCTGATTCTGATGCTAAAGATATTGGGGTTATATATGATAAAAATGAAGAAATTGGAATGGTACAAGCCTTAAAGGGTTCTAGCTTTACGAATGAATGGTACTATGATGTAATTGAATCCAATCTACTAGAAATGACAGTTCCAGTATTTGTTAATGGCGAAGTAAACGCTATACTAGATATAGGTATTTCTATGAAGGGTGTTTATTCAGCAATCAAAACAAATATTATATCATTTGTGATATTGGGGATTAGTTCCTTTGTTATCATGGGGATACTTTTAATAAGACGATCCAATTATGTGATAAGCACTATAAACAATTTAAAAGAATCTTTAGGATATATTTCTTCAGGTGATTTAACAAAGAATGTATCCCAAAAGGATTTAAATAAAACTGACGAACTCGGAGATATATCAAGAGCAGTTGATATAATGCAGAACTCAATTCAGGATATGGTTAATGGTATTGCCAATACATCTGCTAATATATTTTTATCCTCAGAAAAAGTATCATCTATAAGCGAAGAATCCGCTATGGCATCTGATGAAATAGCAAAAACTGTTGAAGAAATTGCAAAAGGTGCTACTAACCAAGCAAAACAAACAGAAGAAGGTTTTAATGATGTAAATATTTTAGGAGAACGGATAGAAGAAAATCAAAAAATGATGGATGATTTAAATACTGCTTTAAAGCAGGTTGAAATATTAAAAAATGAAGGAGTAAAGACTCTTGATGTTTTGGTAGAAAACACAAAGAAAAGTAGTATTGCATCCAAAGGAGTATATAATGTTATAGTAGAAAGTAATAAAAGTGCAGAAAAAATTGATAATGCAAGTCAAATGATTAAAAATATAGCTGATCAAACTAATCTTTTAGCATTAAATGCCGCTATTGAAGCCGCAAGAGCAGGAGAGGCCGGGAAAGGATTTGCAGTTGTTGCAGACGAAATAAGAAAATTAGCTGAACAATCCAATAGTTTTACAGATGAAATATTTAATATAATTGGGGAACTAGGGAATAAAACCAGTGTAGCTGTTAAAACTATGGAAGAAGTAAGTAGAGTTTTATCAGATCAGAGTAATAGTGTTGAACAAACTAATTTTAAATTTGATGGAATTTCTAATTCAATTGATGCAATAATGGATATTATAATAAAATTAAATGAATCAAGTAAAGAAATGGAAAATAGAAAAACAGATATTATTACTATAATAGAAAACCTAGCAGCTGTTTCTGAGGAAAATGCTGCATCAACAGAAGAAGCATCAGCAGCTGCTCAGCAGCAAACTGCTTCTATGGCTGAAGTAGCAAATTCAATTGATGCTTTAGTAAACTTAGCAGAGGAGATGAAAAAAAGCATAGCTAAGTTTAATTACTAAAATAATCCCTGATTATTCATATAACTTTGAATAGTATGCTGTATAATTCTGAATTAGAAGATTCCAGTGAATTCGAAGGCATACCGAGTTGGTATGTCAAGAATTTAATGGACATCTTATAACAACGGAAGCAATTACGTAGTAATTGCAACACACCGTTTCAACGAGGCGGGAGATATACACACCGCCTGTTAAATATAATTGGTACCCGCTACCTATAGAGGTGGGGGACATCTTGTGCCTTGTTATAATCAGAAGGATACAGTAGAATATTTGATTTTCTATGAATAATCTGGGATAAGTACTATTTAGATAAATTATTCTCATACCCCCTTAAAATAGGGGGTATTTTACTTTATAAAAATATTAGTATTTTATTTTGTTTTATACTAATCAAAAAATATAAAAGAAACAATGAATTTTAGAAGCATTAAACAATTAAACTATGAGTAGAGAAGATATTATAAAGATTTTTAATATTTTAATACCCCTGGTTTATGATAACATAAATGAAAAATTGTAAATAGTATTATCTAAATGTATAATAGAATGTATATATAATAAATGCGGAGGATATTATGAAAAAAAGACTTGGTATTGTTACTTCCAGTAAAGACGTTGGAATTGAGTATAAAAGACAGCTTTATAATGTTTTCAAAGACAAAATTGAAGTAACTACTTATGCCTTTGAAACGAATAATGTACAGAGTATAACAAATATAGATGCAATACTTATTAGTACGTATTCTCAATATGAGGTATTAAAAAAATATATTGATAATAGGGTTGAAATCATTATTTCAAAACTTACATTGTCAAAGGAAAGCTTTGATTTACTTAAAAATTTTAAAATAGACAAAACAGCAATGCTAGTTAATTTGAGTTTAGAAATGTGTATTGAAACCATGGCTTTATTATATCAGTTGGGTTTTGATAATTATGAACTTGTACCGGTATATCCAAATATGGGCGAATTACCCAAATCTAGCATAGCAATAACTACTGGTGAAATGAGATATGTGCCAAAGACTGCAAATAGAGTTCTTGATTTAGGTCATAGGTTAATTGATAAGAATACTATAGTTGAAATTGCAGCAAGTCTTAATTTGGAAGATATTTTATCAGAAAAAAGGATATTAGAATATTTTGAAACACTAGTTGCTTATAATAAAGGAGTAGAATTTTTAATCAGTAGATCAAATAGCTTGAAAAATCAATTCAATACCTTACTTTCTATAATGAAAAAAGGGGTAATTGGGGTAAATAAAAATTGTGTTATTGAAAGTTGTAATGGTCATGCAATGAAAATTATCGGTGCAGATCATTCATATATAGGTTGTAATGCTAGACAAGTACTTCCACAGATAGGTTTTGATGATTTTTTTGAAACTAAAAAACCTGTAAAAAACAAGCTTATAGAGTTAAATGGGAAGTATATCACAATGTCAATATTTCCAATAGGTGTTGTAAGCAGTGGAGAGATATTAGAGGTTACTGATGGAGCATATGCAATAATAGAAAGCTTTGAATCTCAAGAAAATACACAAAATATGTTAAGGTTACAACTAGCTAATAAAGGACATGTTGCAAAATACTCAGTAGATAACATTATAGGAAAAAGTAAAGCTATAAAAGAAGTTAGAAAATTAGTAGTAAGAATGGCTAATTCAAAATCAGCTGTTTTAATTACTGGTGAGAGTGGTACAGGAAAAGAACTCGTAGCACAAGCTATTCACAATGCTTCGCCTATTAGAGATAAACATTTTGTAGCGATTAACTGTGCTGCAATTTCACCAAATCTTTTGGAAAGTGAATTGTTTGGCTATGAAAGCGGTGCATTTACTGGTGCACTTAAAAGCGGCAAGATGGGTATATTTGAATTTGCTAACAATGGAACATTATTCTTGGATGAGATTGGTGAAATGCCTATGGAACTTCAAGCACGGCTTCTTAGAGTTATTCAAGAAAAAGAAGTTATGAGAGTAGGCGGCAATAAAATCATTAAAATTGATGTACGGATAGTTGCTGCAACTAATAGAAAACTATATAAACAAGTGGAAAAAGGCTTATTTAGGAAGGATTTATATTATAGACTCAATGTTTTGCCTATTAATTTACCGCCGCTTAGAGATAGGATTGAGGATTTAGAAGTTTTAATTGAACTTTTCAAAAATCAGAATCAATGTAGTTTTGATATTTCTGACGAGGTAATGGATTTTTTAAAGAAATATAAATGGGATGGTAATATAAGAGAGCTTATAAATTGCATAGAGTTTTTTGATAATATAGGTGTAGATTGTATAACCATGAGACATTTACCACATCATATGGAGGAGTATTACAAAAAAAAGATAAAGAAAATAGATTTAGAAAATATATCAGATTTAAATGAAAAGCAAAGCTTCGTTTTGAAATTGTTTTATGAGGCATTTTTAAATCGTGCAAAGCTAGGCAGGAGAAGTATATCTCAGAAGGCTTTCGAAAATAAAATGCACATTACAGAGTATGATGTAAGAGGTATTTTAAATGAATTAAAGGAACTAGGGTATATCAATGTCGAGCTTGGTAGAGGTGGAAGTACGATAACTAAAAAAGGAATAGAAGTAATAGGAAAGGAAAAATGAATAAAATGGGCCAATGGGATACAAACTAAACCATTGGCCCATTTTATTTTTTATTTATGATAGCGTTTTCAATTTTTAACACTTGTACTTCTATAATTAGTAGAAGAAAACTTTTTCCTTCAGGGAAAGAAGAATCTTTATCT contains:
- a CDS encoding ROK family protein; this encodes MQNVIAIDLGGTKIKGGVIDEQGRLLKTEIIATEAFKGKETILNKMVDMIEKLKKNYEIQAIGIGSPGFIDLVNGKVLFVGSNFPGWQGTNIREEIERRFNIPTIVDNDANVAALCESWIGSANEMNSFVMITLGTGVGGSLYIREDGIWRGNNWQAGELGHIILYPNGKKCGCGQSGCVEQYVSGNALEKAYEENNDCALNGKDIFKKASQGDLGCIKIVDKFIYDLSIYLVSLKNIFDPEAIIIGGGLINSKEFWLEKLQKSFKEMCNSSLQPQILSAKYLNDAGMIGAAKLAFDYIT
- a CDS encoding sigma-54 interaction domain-containing protein; its protein translation is MKKRLGIVTSSKDVGIEYKRQLYNVFKDKIEVTTYAFETNNVQSITNIDAILISTYSQYEVLKKYIDNRVEIIISKLTLSKESFDLLKNFKIDKTAMLVNLSLEMCIETMALLYQLGFDNYELVPVYPNMGELPKSSIAITTGEMRYVPKTANRVLDLGHRLIDKNTIVEIAASLNLEDILSEKRILEYFETLVAYNKGVEFLISRSNSLKNQFNTLLSIMKKGVIGVNKNCVIESCNGHAMKIIGADHSYIGCNARQVLPQIGFDDFFETKKPVKNKLIELNGKYITMSIFPIGVVSSGEILEVTDGAYAIIESFESQENTQNMLRLQLANKGHVAKYSVDNIIGKSKAIKEVRKLVVRMANSKSAVLITGESGTGKELVAQAIHNASPIRDKHFVAINCAAISPNLLESELFGYESGAFTGALKSGKMGIFEFANNGTLFLDEIGEMPMELQARLLRVIQEKEVMRVGGNKIIKIDVRIVAATNRKLYKQVEKGLFRKDLYYRLNVLPINLPPLRDRIEDLEVLIELFKNQNQCSFDISDEVMDFLKKYKWDGNIRELINCIEFFDNIGVDCITMRHLPHHMEEYYKKKIKKIDLENISDLNEKQSFVLKLFYEAFLNRAKLGRRSISQKAFENKMHITEYDVRGILNELKELGYINVELGRGGSTITKKGIEVIGKEK
- a CDS encoding FAD-dependent oxidoreductase, with amino-acid sequence MRIKDIIKTDIAVIGGGPSGIMAAKAAAAEGKRVILFERNGFLGGCATNSLALPLMTFHAGDKQIIKGYAQELMDKIREYNGTLGHIIDPLGVGGTITPIDTEVYKFVTQEYLLEAGVDLKFYSEVIDVEVENDKIFSMLIKVRSGIYQVEAKRYIDASGNGDIAFLSGNPMKVGREKDGKCQPMSMMFKVGNVDIDKVIEYADKNPNEFVIHPQVDSLSKVKRIAVSGFFSIVNNACENGNLKVNRDRVLFFESIKRGEIIVNMSRVIDKIATREFDISEATIEGRRQVFNIMNFFKKYLPGFENAVLLETGCQIGVRETRRIVGDYTLTEFDVVEGRNFDDAVAQGSWPIDIHDPEGKSLDIKGMKWGDYYEIPYRCLLPQNTTNLIVTGRAISATHEAFASVRVSPICMALGQAAGTAAAISLDKNTDFRNVPYNLIYNTLIANNQSIDEKML
- a CDS encoding methyl-accepting chemotaxis protein, coding for MDDLNTALKQVEILKNEGVKTLDVLVENTKKSSIASKGVYNVIVESNKSAEKIDNASQMIKNIADQTNLLALNAAIEAARAGEAGKGFAVVADEIRKLAEQSNSFTDEIFNIIGELGNKTSVAVKTMEEVSRVLSDQSNSVEQTNFKFDGISNSIDAIMDIIIKLNESSKEMENRKTDIITIIENLAAVSEENAASTEEASAAAQQQTASMAEVANSIDALVNLAEEMKKSIAKFNY